A region from the Candidatus Neomarinimicrobiota bacterium genome encodes:
- the selA gene encoding L-seryl-tRNA(Sec) selenium transferase: MKLHDIPSVNSILESLSCEEIDLPRGYISDIVRRELTLLRNMARNGKPLPDKQAVLELVRQAVAEASVSGFCQVINGTGIVLHTGLGRAPLSKKFLSKVAGDAAGYTALEVDLATGKRGERLHHIEPLLSSLTGAESVLVVNNNAAAVLLALNSLAERKEVIISRGQMVEIGGSFRIPEVVAKSGARLVEIGTTNRTHFRDYEKSVSKDTGAILVVHTSNYRVLGFTNEVATSELSVLARKKRVPLIVDLGSGALFDLQGVGLPAEPVAVQMVKQGADLITFSGDKLLGGPQAGVIAGRKSLIVKLHRNPLYRALRCDKMTLLLLEQTMHTFRDMSVTKDNLTFSLLTTASKTLRRRGNKLLTNLSRKTVNRLGIELVETEVEAGSGSLPTETLDSVALKFNKTEVKPSHLARRFRQSEPPVLGYISGNRFFIDLKAVLPDHYSKLKTVLEKVARGDSGL, encoded by the coding sequence TTGAAGCTGCATGACATCCCTTCTGTTAACTCGATTCTCGAGTCACTTTCCTGTGAAGAGATTGATCTTCCTCGGGGCTATATTTCCGATATTGTGAGAAGAGAACTGACTCTCCTTAGAAACATGGCCAGAAATGGTAAACCGCTGCCTGATAAGCAGGCTGTACTGGAGTTGGTTAGGCAAGCGGTAGCGGAGGCCTCTGTATCCGGTTTCTGCCAAGTCATCAATGGGACGGGAATAGTCCTTCACACCGGCCTGGGGCGGGCGCCGCTGTCAAAGAAGTTCCTTTCAAAAGTTGCCGGAGATGCGGCCGGGTACACTGCTCTAGAGGTCGACCTTGCCACCGGTAAACGGGGTGAGAGGCTTCATCACATTGAGCCACTCCTCTCGTCTTTGACCGGAGCAGAGTCGGTGCTCGTGGTGAATAACAACGCCGCCGCTGTTCTCTTGGCTCTGAACAGCCTCGCCGAAAGGAAGGAAGTGATTATATCGAGAGGACAGATGGTCGAAATCGGCGGCTCTTTCCGGATTCCTGAAGTTGTAGCCAAGAGCGGAGCACGACTGGTAGAAATCGGCACCACTAACCGTACCCATTTTCGTGATTATGAGAAAAGTGTTTCCAAAGATACGGGTGCAATTCTTGTTGTTCATACAAGTAATTACCGTGTCCTTGGATTCACTAATGAGGTAGCCACATCTGAGCTGTCGGTACTGGCACGCAAGAAACGCGTACCACTTATCGTAGACCTCGGCAGCGGCGCTCTCTTTGATCTTCAAGGGGTGGGATTGCCCGCTGAACCGGTGGCAGTCCAAATGGTAAAACAGGGTGCTGATCTGATCACATTTTCAGGGGATAAGCTTCTGGGAGGTCCTCAAGCCGGTGTCATCGCCGGGAGAAAAAGTCTGATTGTAAAGCTGCACAGAAATCCGCTCTACCGCGCACTACGGTGCGATAAAATGACTCTACTCTTGCTTGAGCAGACGATGCATACTTTTCGTGATATGTCTGTCACGAAAGACAATCTCACTTTTTCACTGTTGACAACTGCGTCAAAGACGTTGAGGCGGCGCGGCAACAAGCTGCTTACGAATCTCAGCAGGAAGACCGTCAATCGATTAGGTATCGAACTTGTGGAAACCGAAGTGGAAGCCGGCAGTGGATCACTGCCCACTGAGACACTCGACAGTGTTGCGCTCAAGTTCAATAAGACAGAAGTTAAGCCTTCCCATCTTGCGCGTCGCTTCCGCCAATCCGAGCCGCCCGTTCTGGGATACATTTCAGGAAACCGATTCTTTATCGATCTGAAGGCGGTCCTGCCAGATCACTATTCTAAATTGAAGACTGTGCTGGAGAAGGTGGCGCGTGGAGATAGTGGGTTATGA
- a CDS encoding MFS transporter, which produces MFSSDSKILLLLTGLSHFTVHSAMLIFPAIMSLLMKEFEVNLSTLGWVYMISNFMFGLGAIPAGWIERKIGGRKLLLIYLLGAAASGIMVVISRDLTTLTVALMMLGLFCSIYHPAGLTLISRRIRQTSRAMGYHGIAGSAGLAAGPLLAAWLAINISWRWAYGSLALFCLALAAVTAIVIPTRKTAVHEENVVHDGPTRILPLFMYYIIAVLIGLTFYGFSTYMPIHFSENLEGVFEGLDGVVKGGFFATLVLVAGIPGQLLGGRWGDRFDKVRLVQLIAIAHIPLLIAFGMNNSGIMILSGILLGVVHFMIQPIGNSLIASFTSDTSRGLGYGISFFLSFGIGSLASGFGGNLAVKYGVSMVFPFVAILMFMVFFVALFLRRAIR; this is translated from the coding sequence ATGTTTTCAAGTGATTCCAAGATCCTCCTCCTCCTGACAGGGTTGAGTCATTTTACCGTTCACAGCGCGATGCTCATCTTTCCGGCTATCATGAGCCTGCTGATGAAAGAGTTTGAAGTCAACCTCAGTACTCTGGGATGGGTTTATATGATCTCGAATTTCATGTTCGGACTTGGTGCTATCCCTGCAGGATGGATTGAGCGGAAGATTGGCGGCCGGAAACTACTTCTTATTTATCTGCTGGGTGCCGCAGCATCTGGAATCATGGTCGTAATTTCGCGAGATCTGACGACATTGACAGTTGCCCTCATGATGCTAGGACTGTTCTGCTCCATCTATCATCCCGCCGGACTCACCCTCATTTCGCGTAGAATTCGTCAGACAAGCAGGGCCATGGGATATCACGGGATTGCCGGTAGTGCAGGCCTTGCGGCGGGTCCTCTGCTGGCGGCGTGGCTGGCTATAAATATTTCGTGGCGCTGGGCCTACGGCTCGCTCGCGCTGTTCTGTCTCGCCCTCGCAGCTGTAACTGCGATCGTGATTCCCACAAGGAAAACAGCCGTCCATGAAGAAAACGTCGTTCATGACGGTCCCACCAGGATACTCCCGCTTTTCATGTATTACATCATTGCGGTACTCATCGGGCTCACCTTCTACGGCTTTTCTACCTATATGCCTATCCATTTCAGCGAAAACCTGGAAGGGGTATTCGAAGGTCTTGACGGTGTTGTAAAAGGGGGCTTCTTCGCTACCCTCGTACTCGTTGCCGGTATCCCGGGACAGCTCCTTGGTGGAAGGTGGGGTGATAGATTTGACAAGGTGCGTCTGGTGCAGTTGATCGCCATTGCCCACATTCCGCTGCTCATTGCGTTCGGAATGAACAACAGCGGAATTATGATTCTGAGTGGCATCTTACTGGGTGTTGTTCATTTTATGATTCAACCAATCGGGAATTCTCTTATCGCCAGTTTCACTTCCGATACCTCCCGCGGCCTCGGCTACGGCATCTCATTCTTCCTTAGCTTCGGAATCGGATCGCTCGCGTCCGGATTCGGCGGGAACCTCGCTGTGAAATACGGTGTTTCAATGGTATTTCCTTTCGTAGCGATACTGATGTTCATGGTATTCTTTGTGGCCCTCTTCTTGAGACGAGCAATTCGATAA
- the rplS gene encoding 50S ribosomal protein L19 has protein sequence MVQAHELSQDQERSDIPHFRAGDTVAVSVKIVEGGRERTQRFEGVVLSKKGSGTNSTFTIRRIASNVGVETIFPLHSPNIESVNVVRRGKVRRAKLYYLRKLKGKAARIKERR, from the coding sequence ATGGTTCAGGCACACGAATTATCGCAAGATCAGGAAAGAAGTGATATCCCACATTTTCGCGCCGGCGACACGGTTGCCGTAAGTGTAAAAATCGTTGAAGGCGGAAGAGAGAGGACTCAACGCTTTGAAGGTGTTGTCCTTTCGAAAAAAGGGAGTGGAACAAATTCTACTTTTACCATCAGAAGAATCGCATCCAATGTAGGTGTTGAAACAATCTTTCCACTCCACTCGCCTAACATCGAAAGCGTTAATGTTGTTCGTCGCGGGAAGGTCAGGCGGGCCAAACTCTATTATCTGAGAAAGCTCAAAGGCAAAGCTGCCAGGATCAAGGAGCGGCGCTAG
- the trmD gene encoding tRNA (guanosine(37)-N1)-methyltransferase TrmD, with translation MNQIYILTPFPKMVEAIIGESILRRAGEKGIVAYHTVDIREYTEGKYRQIDDYPFGGGTGMVMMAEPILKAMDHVRSDYKGKGALRIIFPTPQGEILTQEKAWDLSREEALVFICGHYKGMDERIREMEVTDEISIGDYVVTGGELPAMVILDSVVRLIPEVLGDHDSATSDSFTHQLLDHPHYTRPEKVRGAKVPDVLLSGHHARIEEWRKAKREAKTKKSRPDLWKRYQEEISK, from the coding sequence ATGAACCAGATATATATTTTGACACCTTTCCCCAAAATGGTAGAAGCCATCATTGGGGAGAGTATCCTTCGCCGCGCCGGTGAGAAGGGCATCGTGGCATATCATACTGTTGATATCAGGGAATACACTGAAGGTAAATACCGGCAGATCGATGATTATCCTTTTGGTGGCGGTACGGGCATGGTGATGATGGCGGAACCGATACTGAAGGCGATGGATCATGTGCGCTCTGATTATAAAGGTAAAGGTGCCCTAAGAATAATCTTTCCAACACCCCAGGGTGAGATCCTGACCCAGGAAAAAGCTTGGGATCTTTCCAGGGAGGAAGCTTTGGTATTCATCTGCGGACACTATAAAGGGATGGATGAACGGATCAGGGAGATGGAAGTCACTGACGAGATATCCATTGGTGATTATGTGGTGACAGGCGGTGAACTCCCCGCCATGGTAATACTTGATTCGGTAGTAAGACTGATCCCGGAAGTTTTGGGAGATCACGATTCTGCTACCAGCGATTCCTTCACCCATCAGCTTCTGGATCATCCCCATTATACGCGGCCGGAAAAGGTAAGAGGAGCGAAGGTGCCGGATGTTCTATTGAGTGGTCATCACGCCAGGATTGAAGAGTGGCGTAAAGCCAAGAGAGAGGCAAAAACGAAAAAGAGTCGTCCTGATCTCTGGAAACGATATCAGGAAGAGATTTCGAAGTGA
- a CDS encoding KH domain-containing protein, whose amino-acid sequence MEDLIERIVKELVDKPDEVTVTLVESERTIIYELRVGDGDLGKVIGKRGRTAGALRTFISAISAKGGGKRALLEIVE is encoded by the coding sequence ATGGAAGATCTCATAGAGCGGATTGTGAAGGAATTGGTGGATAAACCAGATGAAGTTACAGTAACACTAGTGGAGAGCGAACGAACCATTATTTATGAATTGCGCGTTGGCGATGGTGATCTGGGTAAGGTTATCGGTAAGCGCGGCAGAACGGCAGGTGCTCTCCGAACTTTTATATCAGCCATCAGCGCCAAGGGGGGCGGCAAGCGCGCGCTGCTGGAAATCGTAGAGTAG